The nucleotide sequence ATTGACATTTGGTAGATTCTCCTAACTATTTTAGCTTCTTCTTCATCGACAATTACATAACCATTTTCATCTGATGTGTAACCATAGGTATGCATTCCACCCCTATGTTTACCTTCTTTCATATTGAGGTGAAGCTGTTTTTTAGTTTCCCAAGATTGTTCTAGTCTGGTAGATTCATTTAGAAGTGATTTTAGACCACGCATAATAAACCCTTTCGGATTCTTGAAGTCTTCCAAATCATTTCCAAAGTAAACATCAACCTTTGATTTCTTGACAACTTCTGTAAATAGAAATAAGGTCATTCCAGAACGTTCAAGACGTTTCTGGTCTCGAAACCAAGCAGTGGATATTAAGCCGTTTTGGATGTCTAATATTAGCTGTTGTAGTTGTGGTCTATCTTCTATTTCTGCACCACCAGATATACCTTCACCTTCATTATAAACCTTAATTTTAGATTCATCAATACCTAAATCCTTAAAGAATAGTTTACCAGTTCTCAGTTGGTTATTGATAGAATTAGAATCTGCATCTTCTTTAGAAAGCCTTGTATATATTGCTACCATTGGAATTGTGATTTAACAATCCCAAATTTACAATATCCACACCATTATATTGTTTGACATCAGATATCGTATGATGCGGACTTCTAAACGGGCGCTGCGCCATCAATCCAGCTTTCTCGAGTGTTCGACCTGCGACGCTGTGAATCTTTGTGGTTTCCAGTGCTTCTTGCAATGTCATAGGTGGTAGGATGGAAGGCAGACGCTTGGCCAGCATGGTTTTACCAGCGCCTGGTGGGCCTATCAAAATGATATTGTGTCCACCTGCCGCGGCAATCTCCATACAACGTTTGATCGATTCTTGACCTTTCACATCGCTAAAATCAAATTCAGGATGTTCCAGTGCCTGAAAAAATTCGTCTCGAGTATCTACAACGGTTTCCTCCAGCTCGACGCCTTTGTCAAAAAACTGAATCACTTCAGAGATGTTATCGACACCGTACACTTTCAGATCGTTAACAATCGCAGCCTCTCTAGCGTTGGCTTTGGGAAGGATAAATCCCTTAAAACCTTCCTGTCGTGCTTTAATGGCAATAGGCAAGGCACCTTTTATGGGCTGTAGTGTGCCATCTAATGATAGCTCACCCATAATAATGTATTGATCCAGATCGTCTGCCTTTATCAGGTTTGAGCTCACCATGATTCCTATCGCAATAGGTAGGTCATAAGCGCTACCTTCTTTACGCAAGTCTGCAGGTGATAGGTTAATGATGAGTTTCTTGCCGGGCATTTTATAACCCACGTTAGTCAACGCCGCCGCAATTCTATAGGAACTTTCGCTTATAGCTTTATCGGGCAGCCCAACGAGATGATACCCTATACCAGTGGCCGCGTTTACTTCCACTGTAATCGTCTGTGCTTCTACACCAAAAACGGCACTGCCGTAAACTTTAGTCAACATGCTACATTCGTTTATTTAAATGTAGTGCAAATCCTATTAAATGCACTTCTCGGTTTTCATAAGAAGTGTAAGTAATTTAATATCAGATAGTTTAATTTTCAAGTTGGTTTAAAACTGGCTGAAACGATTGGACATTATGTTATTCGCGACTATAATTGTAACTTTCTGTTTTGTATGGATCCAGCCAAATTCAAAATCATCATTCTCATCAATCTCATCGTTTTCGCGTTTGGGAACGGATTGATTTTCTTGGTGTTTCAAGATGCCTCAAGGTTTGAGCTATTAGAAGTTGTTTTGGTTTCCTCCATCTACACGGTCGTTCATATTTTCCTGTGCTTGACCATGAGCATCATATATCGCGTTATTCTCTACGCTTCACCGGTAGGTCGCGCCTGGTTTTGGTCTACCATCATGCTTTCGGTGCTGGGATTGGGATATTATGTCATGCTCACACTACTGGCGTAACATTCGTTTTTCAAAGACTCTTGCTGTTAGTCATGAGCACCGTGATTAAAGGTTGTTTCGCTTTCGCGAAAGCGAACTCCACACTATCTTTAAACCATGAAAACACTGCTAGAAACCCTACAACAACGTCGATCGCGATTCCCAGCGGAATATACAGGTGAGCCTATTGCCGAGGAGCATCTTAACGAAATTCTGGAAGCAGCGCGATGGGCTCCCAACCATAAAAAAACACAACCGTGGAAGTATAAGGTGGTGCGTGGCGCTGGCTTGCAAAAACTGAGCGTCTTTATGGGCGAGCAGTTTGAAAAGAGTACTGGAAAATCTGGCAGCATGAAGACCAAAAAGATGGCCGAAAAGATGCAACAATCATCTACCATCATTCTCATTTTTCTCCATAGGGACAAGAAGGAAAGCATCCCGGAATGGGAAGAGGTTGCCGCTGTTTCCATGAGCGTGCAAAATATGTGGCTTATGACCCATCAATTGGGTTATGGCGCTTACTGGAGCTCACCTAAGAGTTTTGCAAACATGAACGAATTTGAGGCGATTGAAACCAGTCCCAACGATCAATTTCTAGGTTTTTTCTACATGGGAACCGTAGCAAATCAACCTACCGATTTGCCCAAGCGCAAATCCATCGAGGAATTCACTGAGTTTATCGACTGATTTTCCCGCGAGACCTTGCAAAAATAGCAGCCTATTAAAAGCTGATCTTCAAAACGTTAATACCGTTTATAATGCGATTAATTAATCGTACTTTTGCAAAATAATTAAATATAGTTATTTGGAAAATTTTGAAGCCTTAGGGCTCTCACAGCCGTTACTAGACGGCCTCGCTGAAATGGGGTTTGAAACCCCAACAGAGATTCAGCAACAGTCCATTCCCATTTTATTGAAACACGACGGAGACTTCATAGGTCTTGCGCAAACTGGTACGGGAAAAACTGCTGCTTTTGGTTTACCCTTATTGGATCTTATAGATATTAACTCGAGAGAAACGCAAGCATTGATTCTTGCACCTACTCGAGAACTTGCCCAGCAAATTTGTGGGCAAATGGAGCAAATGTCCCAAAAGATGGGCAAGCTTAACGTGGTTCCCGTTTTTGGTGGTGCCAACATCATGACACAAATACGCGAGATACGTCGCGGTGCGCAAATTGTTGTGGCCACGCCCGGTCGTCTCATGGACCTTATGAAACGTAAGGAAGTCAAACTTGACTCTCTTAAGTTCATGGTGCTGGATGAAGCAGATGAGATGCTTAACATGGGCTTCAAGGAAGACATCGACTTCATTCTTTCAAAGAGTGATGGCGGTCGCAGGATCTGGTTGTTTAGTGCTACCATGGCGCGCGAGATCAAGCGTATTGTAGATACCTATATGGTGCAACCAGAAGAGGTACGAGTCAATCAAGAAAACATTGTCAATACCAATATTGAGCACCAGTCAGTACAACTCAAGGCGTCTGATAAGACAGAAGCTTTGCGTCGTTATCTGGATTATCATGAAGATATGTTTGGTGTGGTATTTTGTCGTACCAAACGCGATACTCAGAAAGTAGCAGATGAGCTGAACAACAACGGCTACGCAACTGAGGCACTACATGGTGACATGTCACAGGCACAGCGCGACGCTGCGATGAAGAGATTCCGTGATAAGAATTTGAAACTCTTGATTGCGACAGATGTTGCCGCTCGTGGTATCGATGTTGATGATATCACGCACGTGATTCACTTTGCCTTACCAGATGATCCAGAGTTTTATGCGCACCGTTCTGGTCGTACTGCTCGTGCTGGTAAAAAAGGAGTATCACTAGCGTTGATTACTAAAGGTGATAACCGCAAGCTTAAATATATCGCCAGTAAATTGGGAATCAACTTTGCACCTGCCGAGGTTCCCGCACTGGATGCCATTACTGAAAAGCGTATTTCTCGCTGGTCAGATAACCTAAAAAATCAAGAGGTCAATCCTAAGATAAGCGACGAGCTTATGACGAGTGTGGTAGAGCGATTGGAAGATATTTCCAAAGAAGATCTTATTGCCAAGTTATTGACTAAAGAATATAACTCCATCTACAAGCGCAATTCCATCAAAGATGTGAATGATCGTTCCAAAGGACGTGACGATGATCGCGGTGGTAGAGGTGAACGCGGTGGTCGCGATCGTGGTCGCAAGAATGATAGAGGTAAGGAAGAAGGAATGAAAACCTACTTTATCAATCTAGGCCGCAAGGACAACATCAATAAAGGTGCCTTGTTAGGCTACGTATGTGATGTTACCGGTCTTACTGGTGATGACATAGGACGTATTGTTCTGGATGGCGCACACTCTTTTATGGATGTAAAAGAAGAAGTTGCCTCTCAAATGCTCAAAGTCAACGGCACGCAGCGCGATGGTCGTGAATTGAGAGTTGATGAACATCATGGTAAGGTCACAGAATCCAGAGATCGTGGTGGTCGTAGTGGTAGCTTTAAAGGCAAACGCGATGGCGGTGGTTTTAAAGGCCGCAGATCAGATGGTGATTCTGGTGGTGGATTCAAAGGGCGACGTTCTGACGGTGATTCTGGATCTGCACCTAGATCTGGTGGTTTTAAAGGTCGCAGTACCAAAACAACCGATAGCGATGCTGGAAGAGACCGTTCGTCTTCAAAAGGCGGAAAAAAAGGATCTGGAAGATCTAAGTTTTTTGGCAAGAAATGGGACTGATCAATTAGACGGTCACCAGCATCAGTTTCAAGCTGATCAATAATTACAAAATCCCGCTTAGAGCTGATCTAAGCGGGATTTTTGATTTGTTATGATTTGCTAAACCTCCAACTTTACGCGCGAAGGAAGTATAAATTGAAGCTATTTGTTCAATAGTTCAACAGGAATGATGTTGTCATCGTTTAACGTTTCGAACTCGTAATTATCGTTCAATAAGCCATTATATTTCTCCATACCTCGTTCAATCACATTAACCATTTTGCTAGCGATTTCATTTTGCTCTTCTTCCGTTCTGGTGTAAGGTTCTTTTTTGTTCATGATTTTGACGATTCTCTTAAACTTGCTATCTACATCAAGTGGTTTAAATTGCACACCAGATTTTACCATTCCTAAGGTAGGCTGTACCTGCACGACATAAGTTTTACCAGGTTTTAGATCTGCTTTTAGATATACTTTATTTTCAGATCGTGCCCAGAAAAGGTGCTCGCCGGGCTCACATTCATAACGCACATAACCAGTACCATTATGCTGCGCAATAACTTCTTCCATGTCAAAATAAGTAAAGTTGATCAATGCGCCCATACCGCTACTACGTACAAAATAAACTACTGATTTATCAGCTGGCGCTTCAGTGATTTGAGCAATGGAAATAAGGGAGAAAAGTGCGATGAGGCTGGTACAAATAATTTTTTTCATGATCATTTTTATTTAAAGGTACGATGCGTGTCATACAAATTCCTTAGTAAGACGCAACTTAAATGAACTTATCGATAAAATACCGTTTGATTTATCTCGCTTTCGCGAAAGCGAACTCCTTTTACAACCCAAAATTAATCCCAACCACAAAAGCTCCATAGTTCCTACCGCTGGTGATGCTGCGCACATAATCCACACTCAGTAAGAGTTTATTTAATTCATAAATGGCTAATTGAATATTGCTCCTTTACCACTTTATGCTATTTTAATTTCAGAGTCTGAAAAATGGCGTTGGCTTCATCTAAATGATTTGAAAAAAGAGCAGCATTGCCTGAATAATTAAACTCATAGAAATAATCATCTTGTTTGAAAATCCATTGTTGTTTTTTGTAGAAAATATTATTGAGTTTGAAGCTTTCTTCAATAATGTAAGTCTCACCTTGATTGGTTTGCAACTTCTGTTTCTCAATTTTATGATTTTGGTAAAACCTAACTTTTCTAATATTCTTTTCTATAAAGCTTTCAAGATCAGGTGACAATTCATTTTTAACCTGGTATTTGCGTAGATATACCGATACCTCTTTAAATCTATTATCATAGATAATTGGTTTGTATGCTTGCTCATTGTGAATGTCTTTATAGGAATGCCAATTATCAGGAATTTCAATACTAAATTCTGAGTCGTAAGTTGCTTCGTATTTTGAATATTCAGGAATTGCTACTTGTTTTGAACTGCTAGCGCAACCTATTACAATTGAAAGTGCAAGTATGCTAATTACTCCTAAGTATGATTTATTTTTAAAATATTTAATTGTCATTTTATCTAATTATTTATTAATGTCTTTAATTATAGATGGAGTTGGTTATTCGAACTTAATAAAAACCAATTAGACAGAAACGTAAAGAGTAAATAATGGACGAATATTCTACAAACCAAAATTAATCCCAACCACAAAAGCTCCATAGTTCCTACCGCTGGTGATGCTGCGCACATAATCCACACGGAATGGCCTAAAACTACCAAAACCTATGTTGTCGATTCCTGCGCTTACCTCAAAATAGGGCTTGCGCTGGGTCATGAGCGCTTTGCCGCTCACGATTAAATCATAATTGAGTAGGTTGATACCAGGAATCTTCCCTAGGATAAACCCTTTAAAGTCGTGCTGTACGTGTACTTGAGCATAGGATTCATTGGTGCTGTAATCATAGTAATCCAACAATCCAAAACCGTAGGGATTCAAGGCGGCAAGCTTGTATCTTAATTGGTTCCCGTTAAAATGCTGCGCATCTACTAGCGAGATGCCGTCTGCATTGAAAAAGGTTCCTGCATTGACCCAATAGCTACTGCGTCCTAGATTGCCTTGATCAAAGTTTTGCCAGATGCTGGCACTAATCTGCTGATAGTTGTAATTACTGTTGCTGGCCGCAAAGCCACCTTCATAGACTAATCTTATGGTAGGGTATTTTTCATTGACGATGTTGAATTTTTGATCTGGATAGCTCTGGTATTTTTGGCCGGGTCGTATGGTCAATCCAGCACTTACCTTGAGCAAGTCATGATTATCAATGAACGCCAATCTATTTTGATCCAGAAATAACGGATTGTTAGGCGTATAATCCACATCAGATTGCGTGAACCATACTTGGTCAGTAGTGTTCTGTAGCGGTTGGCGGTTTTCATAACCTATGGAGCCGCCTAGGAAAAAGCCATTAGCGACTTCTTCAGAATAGCTGATTCTTGCAAAATCGCGTTCAAAAAACTTAGCAAAATTGCGTTCAAAAAACAAACTGGAAATGGAATTTTCCAATCCAGTAATAGGATTGGTAGCGTTGATTTGTGATACCTGCGTACCACCTGAAAGCGTAATGCTCCTGCGATTGGTGCGGTTGAATCTATAAGAAATACGACCGTCATAACGCAATCTGTCATCGCTGGTACCATAGTTGAAATTTACAGCGGTGTACAAGGTGCGATTGTAGTCATCATCAAAACCTTTAGAGAAATTAACGCCACTACCTAGTACAAATCCCTGTACGGTGTTGAATCCCTGAAAATTACCTGCGCCTATGACGCCTTCATAACTTATGCGATAGTTCTCGTTGGAATCACGATAGGTGTAACCTGTGAGAACATCTAGGGCGCCAAATTTATTTTCCACACGATCCACGCTATCCTTATACTTAGGATCGTTACGTACCGCCGCGATACTATCTTTCTTGACGTATTCTCTTGTCTCATCCATGGTAAGTGGTACTGGTCTGATCTTTTTCCAGAACAAGCTGTCTTTCTTATTGGCCTCTGGATTGAAGGCTAGAACTTCTGCTCCAAAGGTCTTTTTATCAAACTGCGGATTGAAATCATAATCAGAATAATTAGCTATGAATCTGCCGTTACCCTTAAAGCCAAAAAGTCCAAAGGAGAATGTGATGTTTTGGGTGCGCTTGACCCAATCCTTAGTTTGGGATTCATAGGAGAAATCCTGAGCAAAGGTCAATTCCTTAATGGCTGGCACATTGATGTTTTGGCCGGTTGTAGTGAGTTCCAGACCGTAGATGGTCCATTGATCTTCCACTACATAAATAACACCATTAAAGGTGTTGTCTTTAGGCCTGCGAGAAATGACTTCAATCTTGTTGATCAAGAAATTATTAGTGTCGTAGAAGGTTCCTAACAATTTGTATTTGTAGTAATTGAAGGCATAATCTGCAATAGGAGAGACGATCCTATTATTCAAATCAATATTGTTGTTGTAGAAATCAAAGTTGGCCTGTTCTGCACTATTAGCGCTAAAGCCTTGATCATCGCCGCTTATCTTACTCGCTGTAATGAACTCCTTAAAATTATCTGGTGCCTGATAGGAGATATTGCTTACTGTTTCTGATAGGTAAATGATACCGCTGCGAGTAAGAGAATCTAGAGATCCATTCAAATCACCTATTTCCTGTCCCAAGAATTTTTCTGGAACATCGTCCATGCGCCATAGACCTCGAGAATAGAAACTTGCAGTATAGCTGGAACTTTTAAGCCGGTTTGCTTCTCTGTTCCTGATCGCCTCACGTATAACACGATCTGCTGGATTCTCGTCGCTGCGCACGACGACTTCATCCAGCGAGGTAGTTTCGCTTTGCAGCGTTGTGTCTAAACTATAAGGCAGCTGATCAACGGTAACGCTCACTTCGTTGGTCTGGTAGCCCAAACTTTGAAAAACGATCGTAATGTTTCCTGTTTTCTTCACGTCCAGACTGTAGACGCCGTCCACATTTGACGACGTACCCGTGTAGGTGTCCTTGACAAAAATGCTCACAAACGGTATAGGTTCACCACTAGAATCAGTAACGGTACCTTTAATTTGAGAAATGGATAAAAATGGAATGAGAAAAATAAACGCGTAAAATACTTTCATAAATGAACGACTTGGTGGTTAGTTATTTAAGAACAAGGCAAACAATTTTTAAGCCATGTTCTATTTAATAGACGTTCAAAAATGCAAATAGTTGTTTAGGCGTTGTAAGTTTTTTTGATTTGGTCCATTCGCTTTTTGTTGTCTCGGTTTTTAATCGTCTCTCTTTTATCGTAGAGCTTTTTACCTTTTGCGAGTGAAATCTGTATTTTGGCAAGACCTCGATCATTGATAAACATGACTAATGGAATGATGGTATTACCAGAGTTGGTCACGTCTTTATAGAGTTTTTTGAGCTCGCGTCGTTGTAGTAGAAGCTTGCGAGCTGCCTTAGGCGCATGGTTAAAATGCGTAGCGTGTGAATATTCCTGTATGGTCATGTTGATGATCCACAACTCATTATCCTTGAATTCACAAAAAGCCTCTGCAATACTGGCCTTTCCTAAACGTATGGCTTTAATCTCTGTGCCGCCCAAAACGATTCCTGCGGTATATTTATCCAGCAGTTCATATTCAAAGCGAGCCTTACGGTTTTTAATCTGTACGTTGTTCTTGAAATCCATTAACGCAAATATAATTTAACAGTCCGTGAGCATCGTTATATATTTGTGAAATGAAAAAGATCTGGTTTTCCCTACTTAGTATTTCAATGTTGGTTCTAATTTCCTGCCAGGAAGATGCTCCAACGGCTGAAGAAATCATTGCCAAAAGCATCACGGCACACGGTGCAGACATTGCGGCAAATGCAACGCTTGATTTTACCTTTAGAGGCATCAAGTACAAAGTGGACCGTTATGGCGGTCGTTATACCTATGAGCGTGAATTTGCTAAAGGCGATGACCTGGTAAAGGATCAGCTTAATAATGATGGGTTCACAAGAAGTATAGGCGATAGCATCGTTTCCTTGCCAGATTCCCTGCGCAGCAGGTACAGCGCCTCACTTAACAGCGTGGTATATTTTGCACAATTGCCCTACAGTCTTGATGGTGATGCTGTGATTCTGGAAAATCTGGGAACGGATCAGATCAATGATCAGGAATATTATCAAATCAAGGTGACCTTTACAGAAGATGGTGGCGGCGAGGACCATGAGGATGAATTCATTTACTGGATTGATACTACAGATTTTCTCGTGGACTATCTGGCTTATTCTTACTGTGAGGATGATTGTGGATTTCGCTTTCGCGAAAGCGTTAACCGCAGAACCATTGATGGAATTGTAATACAGGATTACAATAATTACAGGTCATCAAATTCTGATCCAACGCTAGAGGATCTGGACACTGCATTTGAAGCTGGGCAGCTGGTATTGATGAGTGAAATCAAAACGGAATTTCCTGAGGTTACCATTAAAAGCGCCCCATAAATTGGTGTTTTTTACAATTCAGTAGCGGTTTTTGACAGTTGGGTAGACGCATTTTTGTTCCAACTGTATCTTCATGGCATCTTTGTGTCG is from Nonlabens sp. YIK11 and encodes:
- a CDS encoding nitroreductase yields the protein MKTLLETLQQRRSRFPAEYTGEPIAEEHLNEILEAARWAPNHKKTQPWKYKVVRGAGLQKLSVFMGEQFEKSTGKSGSMKTKKMAEKMQQSSTIILIFLHRDKKESIPEWEEVAAVSMSVQNMWLMTHQLGYGAYWSSPKSFANMNEFEAIETSPNDQFLGFFYMGTVANQPTDLPKRKSIEEFTEFID
- a CDS encoding DEAD/DEAH box helicase, producing MENFEALGLSQPLLDGLAEMGFETPTEIQQQSIPILLKHDGDFIGLAQTGTGKTAAFGLPLLDLIDINSRETQALILAPTRELAQQICGQMEQMSQKMGKLNVVPVFGGANIMTQIREIRRGAQIVVATPGRLMDLMKRKEVKLDSLKFMVLDEADEMLNMGFKEDIDFILSKSDGGRRIWLFSATMAREIKRIVDTYMVQPEEVRVNQENIVNTNIEHQSVQLKASDKTEALRRYLDYHEDMFGVVFCRTKRDTQKVADELNNNGYATEALHGDMSQAQRDAAMKRFRDKNLKLLIATDVAARGIDVDDITHVIHFALPDDPEFYAHRSGRTARAGKKGVSLALITKGDNRKLKYIASKLGINFAPAEVPALDAITEKRISRWSDNLKNQEVNPKISDELMTSVVERLEDISKEDLIAKLLTKEYNSIYKRNSIKDVNDRSKGRDDDRGGRGERGGRDRGRKNDRGKEEGMKTYFINLGRKDNINKGALLGYVCDVTGLTGDDIGRIVLDGAHSFMDVKEEVASQMLKVNGTQRDGRELRVDEHHGKVTESRDRGGRSGSFKGKRDGGGFKGRRSDGDSGGGFKGRRSDGDSGSAPRSGGFKGRSTKTTDSDAGRDRSSSKGGKKGSGRSKFFGKKWD
- a CDS encoding DUF5686 and carboxypeptidase regulatory-like domain-containing protein, with protein sequence MKVFYAFIFLIPFLSISQIKGTVTDSSGEPIPFVSIFVKDTYTGTSSNVDGVYSLDVKKTGNITIVFQSLGYQTNEVSVTVDQLPYSLDTTLQSETTSLDEVVVRSDENPADRVIREAIRNREANRLKSSSYTASFYSRGLWRMDDVPEKFLGQEIGDLNGSLDSLTRSGIIYLSETVSNISYQAPDNFKEFITASKISGDDQGFSANSAEQANFDFYNNNIDLNNRIVSPIADYAFNYYKYKLLGTFYDTNNFLINKIEVISRRPKDNTFNGVIYVVEDQWTIYGLELTTTGQNINVPAIKELTFAQDFSYESQTKDWVKRTQNITFSFGLFGFKGNGRFIANYSDYDFNPQFDKKTFGAEVLAFNPEANKKDSLFWKKIRPVPLTMDETREYVKKDSIAAVRNDPKYKDSVDRVENKFGALDVLTGYTYRDSNENYRISYEGVIGAGNFQGFNTVQGFVLGSGVNFSKGFDDDYNRTLYTAVNFNYGTSDDRLRYDGRISYRFNRTNRRSITLSGGTQVSQINATNPITGLENSISSLFFERNFAKFFERDFARISYSEEVANGFFLGGSIGYENRQPLQNTTDQVWFTQSDVDYTPNNPLFLDQNRLAFIDNHDLLKVSAGLTIRPGQKYQSYPDQKFNIVNEKYPTIRLVYEGGFAASNSNYNYQQISASIWQNFDQGNLGRSSYWVNAGTFFNADGISLVDAQHFNGNQLRYKLAALNPYGFGLLDYYDYSTNESYAQVHVQHDFKGFILGKIPGINLLNYDLIVSGKALMTQRKPYFEVSAGIDNIGFGSFRPFRVDYVRSITSGRNYGAFVVGINFGL
- the smpB gene encoding SsrA-binding protein SmpB, with protein sequence MDFKNNVQIKNRKARFEYELLDKYTAGIVLGGTEIKAIRLGKASIAEAFCEFKDNELWIINMTIQEYSHATHFNHAPKAARKLLLQRRELKKLYKDVTNSGNTIIPLVMFINDRGLAKIQISLAKGKKLYDKRETIKNRDNKKRMDQIKKTYNA
- a CDS encoding DUF6503 family protein → MKKIWFSLLSISMLVLISCQEDAPTAEEIIAKSITAHGADIAANATLDFTFRGIKYKVDRYGGRYTYEREFAKGDDLVKDQLNNDGFTRSIGDSIVSLPDSLRSRYSASLNSVVYFAQLPYSLDGDAVILENLGTDQINDQEYYQIKVTFTEDGGGEDHEDEFIYWIDTTDFLVDYLAYSYCEDDCGFRFRESVNRRTIDGIVIQDYNNYRSSNSDPTLEDLDTAFEAGQLVLMSEIKTEFPEVTIKSAP